Proteins encoded within one genomic window of Kibdelosporangium phytohabitans:
- a CDS encoding DEAD/DEAH box helicase encodes MLVVHAAWSATGGVCVWAEDATLSGTAKPGVKPRKHPFGASVETLRKIFGTGDECTLTLLLPSSSAGPVAAPELVRPAADKPRKLKQAPWTVNALALTPGEAVRLLEQQPPETPSGCWRWMAAVARFAEALVDRGQVLPGLVAGHARWIPQLTGDEADHARALDKAMPAVVRAEQADLPGDLMPFVLTALTDAIVRDRLEEIPAGGSAPERWLRALTTQDAVVDGDLGDLGEKLRSWHRSAAPPAGPLRTCFRLALPDGDDEDWRVEFLLQATADPSLTASARDVWQGTGAATLLARYAEHPEEVLLAGLGRASRVYPELDAALRVSTPAFLRTDPQGAYKFLRQSANALTMAGFGVQLPSALQRGPELGLKLKASSSKQGQSAVVKGGMGLNDILDYQWKLAVGEDELTQAEITELAKAKAPLVRLRGKWVELDNARLRRALTFLEQSGEGRMTARDLLQADSALAEQGLDVPVTDVVADGWLGDVLAGNIEDQLAPVPTPDSFTATLRPYQERGLAWLSFLSRLGLGGCLADDMGLGKTVQLLALVAAEGGGPNLLVCPMSVVGNWQREAARFTPELRVYVHHGAGRVGGGELAAKVAGSDLVITTYGVVSREHEELAELGWRRVVLDEAQNIKNSASKQARAVRSLPAAHRIALTGTPVENRLAELWSVMEFANPGLLGPASAFRSKFAVPIERDKNQAATAALRRRTQPFILRRVKTDKQIISDLPDKIEMTEVCQLTAEQGSLYQAVVADMMDRIDNSEGMERRGLVLSTLSRLKQVCNHPAHLLKDGSRMPGRSGKLARLEELLDEALSEGDKVLCFTQFAEFGEMLRAHLTAKFEQPVLFLHGGVTKAQRDAMVERFQSDAGPPIFVLSLKAGGVGLNLTAASHVVHVDRWWNPAVEDQATDRAFRIGQRRNVQVRKFVCAGTVEDRIDAMIRTKKALAEMVVGSGEDWLTELSTNALRELFELTPDAVGEVA; translated from the coding sequence ATGCTTGTCGTGCACGCTGCTTGGTCCGCGACCGGCGGCGTGTGCGTGTGGGCGGAGGACGCGACGCTGTCCGGTACGGCGAAACCTGGTGTGAAACCGAGGAAACACCCGTTCGGCGCCTCGGTGGAGACGCTGCGGAAGATCTTCGGCACCGGTGACGAGTGCACCTTGACGCTCCTGCTGCCCTCGTCGAGCGCGGGGCCGGTCGCCGCGCCGGAGCTCGTGCGACCGGCGGCGGACAAGCCCAGGAAGCTCAAGCAGGCGCCGTGGACCGTGAACGCGTTGGCGTTGACTCCCGGCGAGGCCGTCCGGTTGCTGGAACAGCAGCCGCCGGAGACGCCCAGTGGTTGCTGGCGGTGGATGGCCGCGGTCGCGCGGTTCGCCGAGGCCCTGGTCGACCGCGGGCAGGTGCTGCCCGGTCTGGTGGCTGGGCACGCGCGGTGGATACCGCAGCTGACCGGCGACGAGGCCGACCACGCGAGGGCGTTGGACAAGGCGATGCCCGCGGTCGTGCGGGCCGAACAGGCCGATCTGCCCGGTGATCTCATGCCGTTCGTGCTCACGGCGTTGACCGACGCGATCGTGCGCGACCGGCTGGAGGAGATCCCGGCGGGCGGGAGTGCGCCGGAGCGGTGGCTGCGGGCACTGACCACACAGGACGCCGTCGTCGACGGCGACCTCGGTGATCTCGGGGAGAAACTCCGTTCGTGGCACCGGTCGGCGGCACCGCCAGCCGGTCCGCTGCGGACGTGTTTCCGGCTGGCGCTGCCTGACGGGGACGACGAGGACTGGCGCGTCGAGTTCCTCCTGCAGGCGACCGCCGATCCCAGTCTGACGGCGAGCGCACGCGACGTGTGGCAGGGCACAGGTGCCGCGACGCTCCTGGCCCGGTACGCCGAGCACCCGGAGGAGGTGCTGCTCGCCGGACTGGGCCGGGCAAGCCGCGTGTACCCGGAGCTGGACGCGGCCCTGCGAGTCAGCACGCCTGCCTTCTTGCGCACTGATCCGCAAGGGGCGTACAAGTTTCTGCGCCAGTCGGCGAACGCGCTGACGATGGCGGGCTTCGGTGTGCAGCTGCCTTCGGCGTTGCAGCGCGGCCCCGAGCTGGGCTTGAAGCTCAAGGCGAGCTCGTCGAAACAGGGCCAGAGCGCGGTCGTCAAAGGTGGCATGGGGCTCAACGACATCCTTGACTACCAATGGAAACTCGCCGTCGGCGAGGACGAGCTCACCCAGGCCGAGATCACCGAGCTCGCCAAGGCGAAGGCGCCGCTGGTGCGGCTGCGCGGCAAGTGGGTCGAGCTGGACAACGCCCGGCTGCGGCGGGCGCTGACGTTCCTCGAACAGTCCGGCGAAGGCCGGATGACCGCCCGTGACCTGCTGCAGGCCGACTCCGCGCTGGCCGAGCAGGGCCTGGACGTGCCGGTCACCGACGTCGTCGCGGACGGCTGGCTGGGTGACGTGCTCGCCGGGAACATCGAGGACCAGCTGGCCCCGGTGCCCACACCGGACAGCTTCACCGCCACGCTGCGGCCGTACCAGGAGCGCGGGCTGGCGTGGCTGAGTTTCCTGTCCAGACTGGGTCTCGGCGGCTGTCTGGCCGACGACATGGGCCTCGGCAAGACCGTTCAGCTGCTGGCGTTGGTCGCCGCCGAAGGCGGCGGGCCCAACCTGTTGGTGTGCCCGATGTCGGTGGTCGGCAACTGGCAGCGGGAGGCCGCGCGGTTCACGCCCGAGTTGCGCGTGTACGTGCACCACGGTGCCGGCCGGGTCGGCGGCGGCGAGCTGGCCGCGAAGGTCGCCGGGTCCGACCTGGTGATCACGACGTACGGCGTGGTCTCGCGCGAGCACGAGGAACTCGCCGAGCTCGGCTGGCGCCGGGTGGTGCTCGACGAGGCGCAGAACATCAAGAACTCGGCGTCGAAGCAGGCGAGGGCCGTGCGGTCGTTGCCTGCCGCGCACCGGATCGCGCTGACCGGGACGCCGGTGGAGAACCGGCTGGCCGAGCTGTGGTCGGTGATGGAGTTCGCCAATCCCGGGCTGCTCGGCCCGGCGAGCGCGTTCCGCAGCAAGTTCGCCGTACCGATCGAGCGGGACAAGAACCAGGCCGCGACGGCCGCGTTGCGCCGCCGGACGCAACCGTTCATCCTGCGCCGGGTCAAGACGGACAAGCAGATCATCTCCGACCTGCCCGACAAGATCGAGATGACCGAGGTCTGCCAGCTCACCGCCGAGCAGGGGTCGCTGTACCAGGCCGTGGTCGCCGACATGATGGACCGCATCGACAACAGCGAGGGCATGGAACGCCGTGGCCTGGTGCTGTCCACGTTGTCGCGGCTCAAGCAGGTCTGCAACCACCCGGCGCACCTGCTCAAGGACGGCTCCCGGATGCCGGGCCGCTCGGGCAAGCTGGCCAGGCTGGAGGAGTTGCTCGACGAGGCACTGTCCGAAGGGGACAAAGTGCTGTGCTTCACGCAGTTCGCCGAGTTCGGCGAGATGCTGCGGGCGCACCTGACCGCCAAGTTCGAGCAGCCGGTGCTGTTCCTGCACGGCGGCGTGACCAAGGCGCAGCGTGACGCGATGGTGGAACGGTTCCAGTCCGACGCCGGTCCGCCGATCTTCGTGCTGTCGCTGAAAGCCGGTGGCGTCGGGCTCAACCTGACCGCCGCGAGCCACGTCGTGCACGTCGACCGCTGGTGGAACCCCGCAGTGGAGGACCAGGCGACCGACCGGGCGTTCCGGATCGGCCAGCGACGCAACGTCCAGGTCCGCAAGTTCGTCTGCGCCGGCACGGTCGAGGACCGGATCGACGCGATGATCCGCACCAAGAAGGCACTCGCCGAGATGGTCGTCGGCAGCGGCGAGGACTGGCTCACGGAGCTGTCCACCAACGCCCTGCGTGAACTGTTCGAGCTCACCCCGGACGCGGTCGGGGAGGTGGCGTAG
- a CDS encoding SDR family NAD(P)-dependent oxidoreductase: MPKIVIIAGASSGFGAMTARALAGAGHTVYAGIRDIAGRNAVAAAEAKAYGDRVRPVEMDVSGQRSVDAAVAEVIADEGRLDVVVYNAGHMVLGAAEAFTPEQLASVYDTNVLSTQRLNRAALPHLRRQGDGLLVWVGSSSTRGGTPPFLAPYFAAKAAEDTLAVSYATEVSRFGIDTTVLVPGAFTRGTNQFANAGHAADEDVAAPMTSGTRASPRRWRVGSRPCCHRTPTPPRSRARSCAWSTCRRDSGRSACTSTRPRTEPNWSTRSATRSASSSTAGSATRSC, encoded by the coding sequence ATGCCCAAGATCGTGATCATCGCCGGCGCGTCCAGCGGCTTCGGCGCGATGACCGCCCGTGCCCTGGCGGGCGCCGGGCACACCGTCTACGCGGGAATACGTGACATCGCAGGAAGAAATGCCGTCGCCGCCGCCGAAGCCAAGGCATACGGCGACCGTGTGCGGCCGGTGGAGATGGACGTGTCCGGCCAGCGCTCGGTCGACGCGGCCGTCGCCGAGGTCATCGCCGACGAAGGACGCCTGGACGTCGTCGTGTACAACGCGGGCCACATGGTGCTCGGCGCCGCCGAGGCGTTCACGCCGGAACAGCTGGCCAGCGTGTACGACACGAACGTGCTGTCCACACAACGGCTCAACCGTGCCGCGTTGCCGCACCTGCGCAGGCAAGGCGACGGTCTGCTCGTGTGGGTTGGTTCGTCGAGCACGCGTGGCGGCACACCACCGTTCCTCGCGCCGTACTTCGCCGCCAAGGCAGCCGAGGACACGCTCGCGGTGAGCTACGCGACCGAGGTGTCCCGGTTCGGCATCGACACGACCGTCCTCGTCCCCGGCGCCTTCACCCGTGGCACGAACCAGTTCGCCAACGCGGGACACGCGGCTGACGAGGACGTCGCAGCGCCTATGACGAGCGGTACGCGGGCTTCTCCGAGGAGGTGGCGGGTCGGCTCGCGGCCCTGCTGCCACCGGACGCCGACCCCGCCGAGGTCGCGCGCGAGATCGTGCGCGTGGTCGACCTGCCGAAGGGACAGCGGCCGTTCCGCGTGCACGTCGACCCGTCCGAGGACGGAGCCGAACTGGTCAACGCGGTCGGCGACGCGGTCCGCCAGCAGTTCTACCGCCGGATCGGCTACCCGGAGCTGCTGA
- a CDS encoding SDR family oxidoreductase → MTRVAIVTGASGGIGREVAQRLAKGGLAVLVHYSGNKARADEAVAQIAEAGGTASAFQADIAVETQMTALFDEVERRYGGVDVVVNTAGIMLLSPLADLNLDDLDRMHRTNIRGTFVVSQLAARRVRQGGAIINFSTTVTKLAVPGYTAYAASKGAVDAMTLILAKEMRGRDVTVNAVAPGPTATPLYFNGKPQEVIDAAAKASPLERLGVPADIAEVVAFLAGPARWING, encoded by the coding sequence ATGACCAGGGTCGCCATCGTCACCGGAGCATCCGGCGGAATCGGCCGCGAGGTCGCGCAGCGGCTGGCCAAGGGCGGTCTGGCCGTCCTCGTGCACTACTCGGGCAACAAGGCCCGCGCGGACGAGGCCGTCGCCCAGATCGCCGAAGCGGGCGGGACGGCGAGCGCGTTCCAGGCCGACATCGCCGTCGAGACCCAGATGACCGCGCTGTTCGACGAGGTCGAACGGCGGTACGGCGGCGTGGACGTGGTCGTGAACACCGCGGGCATCATGCTGCTGTCGCCGTTGGCCGATCTGAACCTCGACGACCTCGACCGCATGCACCGCACCAACATCCGCGGCACGTTCGTCGTCTCCCAGCTTGCTGCGCGGCGAGTGCGCCAGGGCGGCGCCATCATCAACTTCTCCACCACCGTCACCAAACTGGCGGTCCCCGGCTACACCGCGTACGCCGCCAGCAAGGGCGCGGTCGACGCGATGACCCTCATCCTCGCCAAGGAAATGCGGGGACGTGACGTCACCGTGAACGCGGTCGCCCCCGGTCCGACCGCGACACCGTTGTACTTCAACGGAAAGCCACAGGAGGTCATCGACGCCGCGGCCAAGGCGTCCCCGCTCGAGCGGCTGGGCGTACCGGCCGACATCGCCGAGGTCGTCGCCTTCCTGGCAGGCCCGGCGCGCTGGATCAACGGCTAA
- a CDS encoding TetR/AcrR family transcriptional regulator, whose product MDDLRTRMLEAAEQLLDSSPDRDISTRAVCEAVGVGAPALYRLFGDKNGLLSAVVDHGFERYLSIKRITRPSPDPVADVAAGWDNHIRFALEHPTVYRLMYSPSLSAVPKAAGEAFELLHGLLERCAEAGRLRIPPEQAAQTIMTASVGVALSLVTQPDTFTDKGLSERVRDAVFASVFADEPADSQAPTTVAAKALQLKAMLDATPGTELAEPEANLLKYWLERLATSK is encoded by the coding sequence ATGGATGACCTGCGGACACGCATGCTGGAGGCGGCCGAACAACTGCTGGACTCCTCACCGGACCGGGACATCTCCACCCGCGCGGTCTGCGAGGCGGTCGGCGTCGGCGCGCCCGCGCTCTACCGCCTGTTCGGCGACAAGAACGGCCTGCTCAGCGCGGTCGTCGACCACGGGTTCGAGCGATATCTGTCGATCAAGCGGATAACCCGGCCGTCCCCCGACCCGGTCGCGGACGTGGCCGCGGGCTGGGACAACCACATCCGCTTCGCGCTGGAACACCCCACGGTCTACCGGCTGATGTACTCCCCCAGCCTCAGTGCCGTGCCGAAAGCGGCCGGCGAAGCGTTCGAACTGCTGCACGGGCTGCTGGAGCGCTGCGCGGAAGCCGGGCGGCTGCGGATCCCGCCGGAGCAGGCCGCGCAGACGATCATGACCGCCAGCGTCGGTGTCGCACTGAGCCTGGTCACCCAGCCGGACACGTTCACCGACAAAGGACTGTCCGAACGGGTCCGCGACGCGGTGTTCGCGTCGGTGTTCGCCGACGAACCAGCCGACTCGCAGGCGCCCACGACCGTCGCGGCAAAAGCGTTGCAGCTCAAGGCGATGCTGGACGCGACCCCGGGTACGGAACTGGCCGAGCCGGAAGCGAACCTGCTCAAGTACTGGCTCGAACGACTGGCCACGAGCAAGTGA
- a CDS encoding AfsR/SARP family transcriptional regulator, whose protein sequence is MPRDPAMRFRLLGALEIDDTPIAADKQRTVLAMLLVNAGHTVAAHTLIAEVWGEQPPRSAAPNLRGYVMQLRRLLPSEELLVTSRSGYQLDIAPGDFDVPVFEDHVAKGRRALAQSDLTTAADAFEEALALWRGPVARDVPLGPVLGETVTRLTELYLAVAEDYAELQLASGRHAEITARLRGWTRQHPLRERLHSQLVLALYRSGDVPGALEAYQVARRTLADELGIDPGPELSRLHEQVLRRDPALSPGRAEPVVPRQLPPEPVVFVGREAEIEQLSAGGVVALHGPGGVGKSTLALKAAHAVADRYPDGQLYVDLQGSSPGLRPLDPGEVIGRFLRALGVPPNELTVEPGEAATRYQSLLASRTMLVVLDNAADAGQVTPLLPANRHCAVVITSRVALTTVDAQHVPVGVLGAGDSVRLLGKLAGDERVLAQHADAADITRWCGGHPLALRIAGARLASRPDWSLAQFGARLADRRRTLDELRVADLGVRACFSVGYESLGSDVTAVLAAKAFRLLGVLGVPEVGVELVAVLLEVDEPRAERALDRLVEVRLLDPVTGNRFRTHDLLRLYAAELAAETDPVTERTRALQCALEWYRTMCVQAEVEQFDAEMPCLVAVASQAAEREPAIARFTIDLVTAVRALAAKRSHWSELAALARLALEVARRDGDSRGEAAMLAVHGTIEYRAGRVESARECMTRALRIWREVGDSEGEGLALHNLGWLSMWTHDPHRAHDYFIESIALLDAQRSDKVVIVRHNLGEVLLRLGKHTEAIDCLNECLAMRRRCDDRIGESVTLVALGRAYCLIDDRGEALRTLDAGLTACRRTGNRDDEWEALLCRSEIWLREDEPRNALNDALKAQRLTVQIEDDYGQAAAARQLARARTELGDAATAGLDRRRAYELFASPSTRRDAMLEEILSAHVQ, encoded by the coding sequence ATGCCGCGAGACCCAGCCATGAGGTTCCGGCTGCTGGGTGCGCTGGAGATCGACGACACCCCGATCGCCGCCGACAAACAACGCACCGTCCTCGCGATGCTGCTGGTCAACGCCGGGCACACCGTTGCCGCGCACACCCTCATCGCCGAGGTGTGGGGTGAGCAGCCGCCGCGCTCGGCCGCGCCGAACCTGCGCGGTTACGTGATGCAGCTGCGCCGGTTGCTGCCGAGCGAGGAACTGCTGGTCACCTCCCGGTCCGGCTACCAGCTCGACATCGCCCCCGGCGACTTCGACGTCCCCGTGTTCGAGGACCACGTCGCCAAGGGCAGGCGGGCGCTGGCGCAGTCCGACCTCACCACGGCGGCGGACGCCTTCGAAGAGGCGCTGGCCCTGTGGCGTGGCCCGGTCGCGCGTGATGTGCCGCTCGGGCCGGTGCTCGGCGAGACCGTCACCCGGCTCACCGAGCTGTACCTCGCCGTCGCGGAGGACTACGCGGAACTCCAGCTCGCGAGCGGACGGCACGCCGAGATCACGGCCAGGCTGCGCGGTTGGACCAGGCAGCACCCGTTGCGGGAGCGGCTGCACAGCCAGCTCGTGCTCGCGCTGTACCGGTCGGGTGACGTGCCTGGCGCGCTGGAGGCGTACCAGGTGGCCCGTCGCACGCTCGCCGACGAACTCGGCATCGACCCAGGTCCGGAGCTCAGCCGCCTGCACGAACAGGTGCTGCGCCGTGACCCGGCGCTGTCGCCGGGACGCGCCGAACCGGTCGTGCCGCGTCAGCTGCCACCGGAACCCGTCGTGTTCGTGGGCCGGGAAGCCGAGATCGAGCAGCTTTCGGCTGGTGGCGTGGTGGCGTTGCACGGGCCCGGCGGCGTGGGCAAGTCCACGCTCGCGTTGAAGGCCGCGCACGCCGTGGCCGACCGTTACCCGGACGGTCAGCTGTACGTCGACCTGCAAGGTTCGAGTCCCGGTCTGCGCCCGCTCGACCCGGGCGAGGTGATCGGGCGGTTCCTGCGCGCCCTCGGTGTGCCACCGAACGAGCTGACCGTCGAACCCGGTGAGGCGGCCACCAGGTACCAGTCGCTGCTGGCGTCACGGACGATGCTGGTGGTGCTGGACAACGCGGCCGACGCCGGTCAGGTCACGCCGTTGCTCCCCGCCAACCGGCATTGCGCTGTCGTGATCACCAGCCGGGTCGCGTTGACCACTGTGGACGCACAGCACGTCCCGGTCGGTGTGCTCGGCGCCGGGGATTCGGTCCGGCTGCTGGGAAAGCTCGCCGGTGACGAACGTGTCCTCGCCCAGCACGCCGACGCCGCGGACATCACGAGGTGGTGCGGCGGGCACCCGCTGGCGTTGCGGATCGCGGGCGCGCGGCTGGCCAGCCGTCCGGACTGGTCGCTCGCGCAGTTCGGCGCCCGCCTGGCTGACCGGCGGCGCACACTGGACGAGCTGCGCGTGGCCGACCTCGGCGTGCGGGCCTGTTTCTCTGTCGGCTACGAGTCGCTGGGCTCGGACGTCACGGCCGTGCTGGCGGCGAAGGCTTTCCGGCTGCTGGGCGTGCTCGGCGTGCCCGAAGTGGGCGTCGAACTGGTCGCGGTGCTGCTCGAGGTGGACGAACCGCGCGCCGAACGCGCACTGGACCGGCTGGTGGAGGTCCGCCTGCTCGACCCGGTCACCGGCAACCGGTTCCGCACCCATGACCTGCTTCGCCTGTACGCGGCCGAACTCGCCGCCGAGACCGACCCGGTCACCGAGCGCACGCGCGCCCTGCAGTGCGCGCTGGAGTGGTACCGCACGATGTGCGTGCAAGCCGAGGTCGAGCAGTTCGACGCGGAGATGCCGTGCCTGGTGGCGGTGGCCAGCCAGGCGGCCGAGCGGGAACCGGCGATCGCCCGGTTCACCATCGACCTGGTCACCGCGGTCCGCGCCCTGGCGGCCAAACGCAGCCACTGGAGCGAGCTGGCAGCGCTGGCCAGGCTCGCGCTGGAGGTGGCGCGGCGCGACGGCGACAGCCGGGGCGAGGCGGCGATGCTGGCCGTCCACGGCACGATCGAGTACCGCGCCGGCCGGGTCGAGTCCGCGCGTGAATGCATGACGCGAGCGCTGCGGATCTGGCGTGAAGTCGGCGACAGCGAAGGCGAAGGGCTCGCACTGCACAACCTCGGCTGGTTGTCGATGTGGACCCACGACCCGCACCGCGCGCACGACTACTTCATCGAAAGCATCGCCCTGCTGGACGCGCAGCGATCGGACAAAGTGGTCATCGTGCGGCACAACCTCGGCGAGGTGCTGCTGCGGCTGGGCAAGCACACCGAGGCGATCGACTGTCTCAACGAGTGCCTGGCGATGCGCCGCCGGTGCGATGACCGGATCGGCGAGAGCGTCACGCTGGTCGCGCTCGGCCGGGCGTACTGCCTGATCGACGACCGCGGCGAGGCATTGCGCACACTGGACGCGGGCCTGACCGCGTGCCGCCGGACCGGCAACCGCGACGACGAGTGGGAGGCGCTGCTGTGCAGGTCGGAGATCTGGCTGCGTGAGGACGAACCCCGCAACGCCCTCAACGACGCGCTGAAAGCCCAGCGGCTGACCGTGCAGATCGAGGACGACTACGGCCAGGCCGCGGCAGCCAGACAGCTGGCCAGGGCGCGGACGGAACTGGGAGACGCGGCGACCGCGGGGCTGGACCGCCGACGGGCTTACGAGCTGTTCGCGTCGCCGTCGACACGCCGTGACGCGATGCTCGAGGAGATACTGTCCGCGCACGTCCAGTGA
- a CDS encoding LacI family DNA-binding transcriptional regulator — MSKPAARTPTLEDVARVAGVSRATVSRVINGIRNVDSGIQETVRKAIQATGYTPNQAARSLVTRRAGTIVLVMAGAPGQGEEFATQVFADPFFGRVAGGVVNFLRNHGIHPVLMLAETDKARAEVVDFLRRGNADGALLVSTHPEDPLPRRLVDAGLPAVLFARPARPVPISYVDMAHQAGAALAADHLISRGRTRVVTICGPLDVPAAQARLAGFQQAMARHGHPYIPTAEGGFTQQSGEAAMTRLLAEHPDLDGVFAANDLMAHGAVLVLQKNGRRVPEDVALVGFDNSPPALASRPRLTTVVQPLEEMAAEMARILLERIESPGQSPRSVIFDPALVIREST; from the coding sequence ATGAGCAAGCCGGCAGCCCGGACCCCGACCCTCGAGGACGTCGCGCGGGTCGCCGGTGTGTCCCGCGCGACGGTGTCCCGGGTGATCAACGGCATCCGGAACGTGGACAGCGGGATCCAGGAGACGGTCCGCAAAGCCATCCAGGCGACCGGCTACACCCCCAACCAGGCGGCCCGCTCACTGGTGACCAGGCGGGCGGGCACGATCGTGCTGGTGATGGCTGGGGCACCGGGCCAGGGCGAGGAATTCGCCACCCAGGTGTTCGCGGACCCGTTCTTCGGCCGGGTGGCCGGCGGGGTGGTGAACTTCCTGCGCAACCACGGCATCCACCCGGTCCTGATGCTGGCGGAAACCGACAAGGCGCGAGCGGAAGTGGTGGACTTCCTGCGACGGGGGAACGCGGACGGAGCACTGCTCGTCTCGACCCACCCGGAGGACCCGCTCCCCCGTCGACTGGTCGACGCCGGCCTGCCCGCGGTCCTGTTCGCCCGCCCGGCGCGGCCGGTCCCGATCAGCTACGTCGACATGGCACACCAGGCCGGGGCGGCACTGGCGGCGGACCACCTGATCAGCCGGGGCAGGACACGAGTGGTGACGATCTGCGGCCCACTGGACGTGCCGGCGGCCCAGGCCAGGCTGGCCGGCTTCCAGCAGGCCATGGCCCGGCACGGCCACCCGTACATCCCGACCGCCGAGGGCGGCTTCACGCAGCAGAGCGGCGAAGCAGCGATGACAAGGCTGCTGGCCGAGCACCCCGACCTGGACGGGGTCTTCGCGGCCAACGACCTGATGGCCCACGGCGCGGTGCTCGTCCTGCAGAAGAACGGCCGCCGCGTCCCGGAAGACGTGGCTCTGGTGGGGTTCGACAACAGCCCACCGGCACTGGCGTCCAGGCCACGTCTGACCACAGTGGTGCAGCCGCTGGAGGAGATGGCGGCGGAGATGGCCAGGATCCTGCTGGAGCGGATCGAGTCCCCCGGCCAGTCTCCCCGGTCGGTGATATTCGACCCGGCCCTGGTGATCCGGGAATCGACGTGA